Proteins from a single region of Bacillus carboniphilus:
- a CDS encoding DUF1885 family protein, with amino-acid sequence MQEEALIRVHNKSKKSTITYEDVKEILQEYVRRTKKTGEQLNWDYDQHAFPYSIEEIQNEAKQFLQLKSIDPPLYHSFYLDIPEEMDDTILRITLSSQSTHADKGKANELCRFISKNWGAELRLFNKRVMQF; translated from the coding sequence ATGCAAGAAGAGGCTTTGATTAGGGTCCATAATAAATCCAAGAAATCAACCATTACATATGAAGATGTAAAGGAAATCCTTCAAGAGTATGTCAGGAGAACAAAAAAGACTGGGGAACAATTGAATTGGGATTATGATCAACATGCTTTCCCATACTCCATTGAAGAAATTCAAAACGAAGCCAAACAGTTTCTCCAATTAAAAAGTATAGACCCTCCTCTCTATCATTCTTTCTATCTGGATATACCAGAGGAAATGGATGACACCATTCTTAGAATTACACTCTCTAGTCAGTCCACACATGCTGATAAAGGGAAGGCGAATGAACTCTGTCGTTTCATTTCAAAAAACTGGGGAGCTGAGCTTCGGTTATTTAATAAGAGAGTCA